The Panicum hallii strain FIL2 chromosome 5, PHallii_v3.1, whole genome shotgun sequence genome contains the following window.
CTGCTGAGCTCCTCGGAAACCTCCTTCATCGAGGGCCTGTTGTCACTGCACATATCCAAACAGTGTTTTGCTAGCTCCGCAAGTCCTCTAAGCAACTCCATGCTTTCATGCTCTTTTATTTGACTGTCCAACATAGCTTCAAGATTGTTCTCCTTCATAGCCAATAGAAAATTTGATGACAAGCTTCTATGTACATCATTGCTTTCAAGTTTGAGTGGCATTTTTCCAGTGAGGATCTCCAAAATGACAACACCAAAACTGTAAACATCGCTCTTTTCTGTCAACTGGCATGTTTGCATATATTCCGGATCAAGATAACCACATGTCCCTTGAACCATTGTCACAAACTGGGCTTCATCAGTTGGTGCAAGTATTGAGGCACCAAAATCTGACACCTTGGCCATATAATTCTCATCAAGAAGGATGTTAGAGGTCTTCACGTCACCATGTAGGATCGGTGGATTCGCATAGGAATGTAAAAAGGCAAGCCCATCAGCTGCCTCGTTGGCAATCCTCAATAGAGAACTGAAAGGTACATGCAATGAGCGGTTCTTGCCATGAATAAGATCAAACAACGTCCCATTTTGGATGAACTCATACACTAGCATCGGGACTTCCACCTCAAGGCAGCAACCCAATAGCTTAACGATGTTCTTGTGATTGATCTGGGAAAGAATCAGCATTTCTTTACCAAACTCCTTCTTGTGCCTATCATCAATTAGTGAACATTTTTTAATTGCCACTGGACTATCCTTGATTATCCCCTTGTACACAGTGCCATGACCTCCATGTCCGAGAATTTCGCTTTTGTCAAATTTATTTGTTGCTTGTTCTAGTTCTGCTTCAGTAAACACTGTAAACGCAAGCCCCTGGTCCGATTTCATTTTCTCAAATAATAGGAGTCCTCCATGTTGCTGGAAATACTGATTCTTGACATTTGTAAGCTTTCGTCTTTCAAAAATTACACGCGTGCAGAATATGATAATCACTAGAACAATGGAGCCGACACAAATACCTGCACATTGATATCAAATACTTTATTAACTTAACTACAGACAAACTTCTACTCCCTCTATTCAGATTTAGAGTGTTTCATCAACGAATTGCTTTTGGAAGATAAAAGGTGTAAGAGAGCATTGTGATACTTTGTTGCTTTGAGAATTCTGGGCACCCTCTAAAACTCAACTTCTATTTAATACACCTTCTAAATAAAAACGGAGAGGGTAGTGGACTAGTGGTTTACCTATGATAAGGTTGATATCTGGGTTGCAAGAGTTTGTTTCCTTATCCATCTTTCTCCACGGAGGACATGAACAGCGGTACCCTCCTTCTATGTTGTGGCAAACTGCACTTCTGGGGCACACTTTTGGATTCTGCTTACACTCATCGGCATCTGCAGGTGAAAAAAACAAGCGCACTTCAGCTCAAGTGAGTAAGCCGATATCAAACTGATTTCGAGAGCTAAGCATGCTAACTTCATTTCACTATATTTGTCTATAGCCTCAAGATCCATTGAGGATATGGATAAATGATATAGTTTTTGTAATACTTTTACTCACACTCCCTAATTGAATGCCCCAATAGAAAGAAATGGTTGTATGGTGACATTTAATAAGGTATTAATGTTCATTTCACATTAATTTTTCATTGAAAATATTAGTTTTCTATTTGTATGGTGTGCTATGAATAAATATAATGGAACGAAGGGAGTACTATGAAATGACTGGAGCCACAATACTATAAAAATGGATACTTCCTCCCTAAATTACCGCTGAATTCAGCATTCAAGACGTGTTGTATATGAACCGAAGATAAAAATGATCAGCAAAGCATAGATACGAACTCACCCCTGCATCCATCAGGGAGATAAGGGTTCCCTTCGTACCCGGTTGAGCAACTGCACAGATACCCAGGGCCATTGGCCGAATCCACACACTCGCTGTTTCTATGGCGGCATGCGTAAGAGGACATGTTCCTGGCCAGGTCACATGTCGCATTTCCAATTGCCCAGTCCAGAACCAGTGGCTGCCGCCCCTCGTAGGTCTCGTTGAAGCTCGAGGTGGTTATGTACTCGCTGCTGAATCTGAATGACTCTGTTTCCACCAGCGCAGCGTAGCCGCATAGATTGAAGTCTGAACTGTTTGAGtcattgtacacaatgtacatAGTGACGTCATAGCGGGTCAAGTCCTTGGGTATGGCATTTTGGCAGCAGCCTACACCCAGGCACGAACCGTTGGTCAAGGCCTTTGGGCTCTCACAAACTGATGCACATGCTGTGGTATATCCTGTCCTGTTATAATCATTGTAGATGTATGCGAGTGTGTTGCAGCCGATGACTATGAACTTGTTGTCCGTGTCTGAGAACCGATACGGCCACCATCGGGAGAAGTCAAGCGACCATAGGCCTTCTTCCATTTCTCTTGTGTTATTGTTGTAGCAATATGTGGAGATGGCGTTCAGCGCCCGAGTCTTGCCGTGAGACACTGAGATATTTAGAACCTCGACATTTCCAATGAAGGGCTTATCGATTCCACTGGCATTCTTGTTGCAACTGATTTCGAAGCCTTCTTCTATAGCACAGCCTGTGCCATTAAGGCCAAACGGATAAGGAATTTCCACATCACCGCAATGAGTCTGGCAGTCAGGGGCACGCTGCGCTGATGTAGATGGTAGGTGCAGCAGGATTGCAACTCCGAGCAGGAGCATTGATGCCATATCGACTCTTCGAAAAATGGTGTTGCCACAGCACGCGCCCTATGTGCTAGACTGCTAGAGGAAAGAAAGATATATGGTTAGCCAACTTAATTGTTACTACTAGAAAATAAATCATCCGTCCACCCTAGAATTAGTACTGAATCCAATGCCTACCGGTATATTTAGGGTAAACATAAGGATCCAGAGATTTTAGTACCGGCTGATAACACCAACCATACTAAAACCTATATATTACTAGTACCGGTTAGTGTTACTACTCTGTACTAATGCCTACACCCATATTAGTAACACCACTTGATACTAATATATAGCATTTAGTATAGTTCGATGTTACCATCCGGTACTAAAGGTCTTTCACGAGTTAGTTTAAAAATAAAGCATGTCTCTCAATCATAATTATTATGCAGGTGAGATAGTAAGGTGGTTACACGTGAGGTAAGAGGTTCCGAGTTCGAATCCAACGCACAACACACGCGTATTTTACTTTGGATGTCATTGCAGGCCTCCTCCCAGGTTCAAAATATTTGTTTAGTACCTGATGCTCACCGGTATTAAAAGATGGAGACTTTTTAGTCTCGGTTACGTAATACCTCCCTTTCCCAGCCAGTACTAGGAGCAtgttttctactgttttctagtAGTGTGCTTGTTAGTTAGCCAACTTAATTGCTTTAGTTATCTTTTGTCTACACTAATTTATTGTCTAATAAAAACTAGGTTACTCAAGAAACTTTTGATTGCTGATTCTTGACTGCATTGCAATGCATGGTTCTATGTCTATTCTTACAAATTTTAAATTAGTCAAACAAGATCGCAGTCCCAGATTAATTGTGGCTCACTAAATCATCCATAAGTGGATAATTTGTAGGTTTGGCTGCTAAGAGAATTTAAAGAACCGGACTCAAACTACCAATATGATAGTACTTTCTCCAAAGTTATTTACATGAATAGGCATATGGAGAGTATTTTTGCCTTTGCAGGTTCTTTTATGGTACATAGTATCATACGAATGTTTTTTTTCCCCATGAGTTAGGATTGTTTTTTCCGTTGAGTTGGCCATGAGTTAGGATGCATTATCTACactaagggtgtgtttggttggactTTCCAACCTGTTTTTGTTTTGCAAAAGCCAAAAGCCAACTAAAGAGCTCAAAAGCTCTAAGTGCTTTTGCCCAAAAGCAGCTTTCACTGCagtacaaatgcaaaagcaTCTCTTCCCCTGCTTTTAGTGGCTTTTGGGGCAAAAAATTATCCACTTACCACTAGTTATCAAAAAACGGTTCGCTCTTCTATTCTCCCACCTGTCCGACTCCCACCCGTCTCCCTATCGCCTCCCACCCGCGCCTCCGCCCCcacctccgccgcggccgccgccccaccccgccccggtcgccgccccggccgcctccgccccaCCACCGCCCCGCCCCGGCCGCCTTCGCCCCGGCCCCCGCCCCACCTCCGCCGCGGTTGCCTGCCTCCGCCCCAGCCCCCGCCCCACCCCGCCCTGGTTGCCGCCCCGCCCCAGCCCCCGCCCCCACCCcacctccgccgcggccgcccgccTCCACCCCGGCTGTCTCTGCCCTAGCCCCTGCCCCGCCTCCACCCCGGCTGTCTCCGCCTCAGGCCCTACCCCAcctccgccatggccgccgccccaCCCCATCCCCCACCTCCGCCcacctccgccgcggccgccgccccaccccggccgccttcgccccaccgccgccatctATAAGTGGCACGGCACAAACACAAGGAGATGGAAGCGAAGATGTAGAGAATGAGAATACCATAAATACCATTTCGTAATAAGATCATTGATGATTTGGTTAGTGCGAGAGGAGGATAATTATGTTGAGATACATCATAATTTTCTGAGCCCTTTACCTTCTGTAATTGCTACAGTTTTATTTATGTGGACCATGAAAACTTAGAAAATTTAATGTTTTCCTTtccaaaaaaaatatatttacacGAAATAGTGAACATATTAGATTTGTACAAGTATTTATAGATAGACAGTCCTACAAACCTTCAGGGGTATTACAGGTATTTCACCCACATTACATAGTttcccacagctcacagctgatcTAACTAAATAGTCTTCTATTTTTCCCATAACaactttttcacagcagcttttccacagcccacagctcacagcagcttttcaaAAGCCACAGCCCAATCAAACACACCCTAAATGTTAGATTTAGTTTCACATTGGAAATTGACGGTGAGGGAGTACAACATATAATGTGGGGCAGCCCTCACCTATGAGACTAGTCTTTTTTTTTAAGTTAGGCCTGAGATCCTAGTTGTTGTGGGCTCAGAGGATTTGGGTTTGGTAGGGTGCCGGCTCGTGGGTATAGGCCGGACCAATTTTCGCCGTGCACTATAACAATTGGTATCAAGAGCTATGATTTAGATTGGATCTAGAGATTTTGCGGAAGATCAGCTTGAGATTCGAGGATTATGCATCTATACAAGTTTTCCTGCAACGTGCGAACTGGCTTTAGTCCTGGTTTCCCAACCGGGACTAGCTATCCGGGACTAATGTTCCTGACCTTTTTGTCCCAACGGCTATTCAACCGAGACTTTTTCAGAAAAAAATTTGGCTCGCAGGCTCCCGCACGCACGCCAGCTTCTCCAAATACAAAGATTTCTCCAAAATTACAATCATAAAATCAATTACAATCAcaaatcaatcattcacaaaatCAATCACAACCACAAACGATTCATTCACAACTCAATCCAGCACATATACATCTTTgaaaaaaaagtaaaaaaacAATCCTGGCCtttgcgccgccgccgttgggGCTAGGCCGAGCCgaggccgcccgcgccgccgctcgccggggCTAGGCCAAGCGGGATCtggccgcgccacccgccggAGCCTGGCCGAGCCGGGTctggccccgccgcccgccgctgctcctgtgaggaggaagaagggaggagaggaCAGTTCCCCCCATGAGCCAGCCGCAGCCGCTCCCACCCGCCCGCCACTGCTcccatacacgaggaagaagggaggagagggggcagcggaggaagggaggagagaggGCGGCGAGGGCCCCACGCGCCGGCTGCCGGGGTCTCGTGCTGCTCCCGTGTCGCTCCCTCGCAcaaggaagaagggagaggaggCGGTGGCAGAGGATGAAGGAAGGGCGGCGGGGAAGATGAAGAGAGCAGCCAGAGGATGAgggtggagagaagagaggataAGGGTGGGGAGAGGATGACTGAGTTCCGAGAGACAGGTAGTCGAAGAATGAAATAAGAAAGAGATCGTACTTCGAGGGGCGCTGTTTTTGTCTCGGTTGTTCACTCCGTCCGAGACTAAAAGAGTTATTTTAGTCTCGGTCTAACGCTACAGCTGGGATTAATGGGTATCGTAGCTTTTTTTCCGGTTGGAACTACCAACCGGAAATAAAGGTAGACTATTATTTTCGGTTGAAGGCTCCAACCCGAATAAAaggtttcttcctcctccctctcggCCCCTAGCTGTTGGATCCGGGACTAAAACCTTCATTAGTCCCGGACCAAACAGCAGGGACTAATATTAAGGATGAATGATTATTTCTGTAGCAGTGAAGGCACATGGTGCAGCATGGCTACGACTGGTGGTGCGTGTACGTGGTGCACGTACGTGTACAGCTGCGGCAGGTCGACGAAGCGTCGGCGATGGCTTCGATGAGGACAACAGGTGTGGTCGTTGCGGGAGCTCAAACACCGTGCTGGTGAGGCCGTGGGTTCGTGCAGGGGCGGCAAGCTTTGTGGTGTTGTGGCAGATCAGGAAGGGCATCCCAATTGTATTGGTCATGGTCTATTGGTAGGCGGCAGCAGCGGCTTATGCACGGAGGAAGTTCGGATCAAAGTCACTTGTGATTTGTGAACCAGAGCAGGGCCCAGCATGCATGGGCCCAGCATGCATGGAGTTAGAGAGGGTCTTTAGGAGATTAACGTGGTGCCGTCGGTGAGCACTACAAGCCACATTTATTTTTTACTTGTTCGTTTTGCTTTGTCCAACTTAGTGAGGACTCTTGGAGTGGACCCGCACGTGAGGCTTCTTGATTGACTAAGTTTTGGATACGGGAGAAGCAAGGAAACAATAAAAGAAGGTGAGGAGCTAAGAGTAGAGAAAGCATATCGATCAGATGTTTACTTGGATCGAAGAGCAAGTATCGGTACTTATCGGTGGGTTCCGGGTGGCAGCATAGGTGCTAGATGACTCGACGTGAGCAGTGCTTGGTTCATGCATAAAAACTCGAGCAAGCAATGGTGTGAACTAATGGGTTCGTATATGGTGCTTCGATGATGACAGGCGGGTTAATTCGGCTAGGAACCCGGCCAGACAGACATTCAGCGGTAAGGGTGGATGGTCTGGCGACTGGCAAGCCAAGGGATCAGTATATGGCGATGAGGTGTGTCGTGCGGAAGACGTGGCATGGTTGTGGGCACAACAGAGCTACGGAGTAAGACAGGACGTCGTAGAAGCTGGTGGAAACTGCAACAGGCGAAGGAGGAGAGGTAGCGTTCGACTGACCAGACCTTCATGCTGGTGTTGCAGGCTTGTTGGCGACGAGCGGAAGCTGTTGATGGTGTTCGGTCGTGGTGTGTTGGAACCGAGAACGTCGATTGCTCGCTCCGGAACGACCTCACTTCAATTGTTGGAACCGAGAACGTCGATTGCTCGCCCCGGAACGACCTCACTCGCGCTCACTCGCTAGGAATGGCTAGCAGCCCAAGGAAGAAGATGAACAGTGTTGTTTCGGCGACAAACGCCCCGGCGACGAGTTCGCCTGTATGTTGGCCGATTTACTCACACCATCAAGCTATTGGTTACAGAGGGAGAGGTGCTACTTATAGCCGTGGCAGAGCTCACCTCCATGCCCCACGACTCCCACGCCATGGCCGCTGCATGCGCGACGTCGTGCCCGTGCGACGCACTCGCGCACACGGCGTGTCCACGCACTCAACGGTCTGGCGATATTCGTGCCACCCCTCCAACTAACATGCGCACCCGCTGCATCGCCTGCACGTGCGAGCTCGATCCTATCGCGCCGCGCCTAGCTGGCCCGAGCCGGCAGCTCTGCTGCTCCGTGCTCGCCGTCCTCGGCGTCGTGCGCCACACACACGCACGTGCTTGGTGCACGCACTGTCCAAACTCACGCACACACACCCATTAATCCTAACCATGTCACGATTATTTCTAACACTCACCCCCCTAATCTTGACATGGATCGATCACCGTCTTCACAGGAGCGCCGGGTCTCGCCGAAGTCGGCGAGCAGCGCCGTCTCCTCCTTCTTGCGTTCGCGACAATACTTGGCGATGTGGCCGCGTTCCCCGCACTCGAAGCATCGGCCGCGGTTCCGGCTCCACCCGCGCCGGCTTGAACCCGACACCGTGCTGCTCGCATCGTCGTCGGTGTCACTGTTGCCGTCGCCCTTGTTGCCACCGCATCGTGTGTCGCTGCCATTGCCGCCGCGCCGTGCATCCTTGCCGTTCCTGCCATGCCGCACGTCGCCGCCGCGCGTCTTCTCCTTGTTCCGCTGCCGACGCCATTCCTCCCACCGCTCCTCGGTGAGGTACAGGCGCCCAGCCACCTCCACAGTACCTTCCTCCGCGTCTTCGTTGTCTGCTTCCTCCGCCACGCGCAGCCGCCCAACAAGCTCCTCGATCGTCGCCGTGTTGAGGTCGGTGAGCATCTCGATCACCACGGCCACCTGCTTGAGGCGCTTGGGGACGACGCGAAGGATCTTCTTCACGACGCGGTGGTCCTCCAATGTCTCGCCCATCTCCCAGAGGCTCGCGACGAGGCCGTTGATCCGCAGCGCGAAATCACCCACTGTTTCGCCGTCGCGGAACGCGACATTCTCATACTCCTTCCACAAGCGTTGCACACTCGCGGCCTTTACGCGATCATCGCCGACACGCATCGCCTTCACCGCGTCCCATGCCTCTTTCACCGACTTCTTCACGGCGAGCCCGGCCTTCATCTCCGACGGCACCGCGCGCAGGATGGCGACCATCGCCCGCCGATC
Protein-coding sequences here:
- the LOC112891724 gene encoding putative wall-associated receptor kinase-like 16 gives rise to the protein MASMLLLGVAILLHLPSTSAQRAPDCQTHCGDVEIPYPFGLNGTGCAIEEGFEISCNKNASGIDKPFIGNVEVLNISVSHGKTRALNAISTYCYNNNTREMEEGLWSLDFSRWWPYRFSDTDNKFIVIGCNTLAYIYNDYNRTGYTTACASVCESPKALTNGSCLGVGCCQNAIPKDLTRYDVTMYIVYNDSNSSDFNLCGYAALVETESFRFSSEYITTSSFNETYEGRQPLVLDWAIGNATCDLARNMSSYACRHRNSECVDSANGPGYLCSCSTGYEGNPYLPDGCRDADECKQNPKVCPRSAVCHNIEGGYRCSCPPWRKMDKETNSCNPDINLIIGICVGSIVLVIIIFCTRVIFERRKLTNVKNQYFQQHGGLLLFEKMKSDQGLAFTVFTEAELEQATNKFDKSEILGHGGHGTVYKGIIKDSPVAIKKCSLIDDRHKKEFGKEMLILSQINHKNIVKLLGCCLEVEVPMLVYEFIQNGTLFDLIHGKNRSLHVPFSSLLRIANEAADGLAFLHSYANPPILHGDVKTSNILLDENYMAKVSDFGASILAPTDEAQFVTMVQGTCGYLDPEYMQTCQLTEKSDVYSFGVVILEILTGKMPLKLESNDVHRSLSSNFLLAMKENNLEAMLDSQIKEHESMELLRGLAELAKHCLDMCSDNRPSMKEVSEELSRLRKLSKHPWLHHDTETENFLAGKSTSSLEIEESTEYPGRVEEMPMNDQSNSYYIR